The Strigops habroptila isolate Jane chromosome 13 unlocalized genomic scaffold, bStrHab1.2.pri S16, whole genome shotgun sequence genomic interval GCTGCCACCACCAGTGTCCCAGGAGGCCCTGCCTTTGGCCAAGTGCCTTCAAACTTGATGGCTCCTGCCACTACTGTGGGCTTTAGCATATTCGGCGGGACCACGCTGACCTCTTCTACCCCCGCCACCACAAGCCAAGTGACACTGACATTCGGCTCACCTGCTTCAGCTTTTGGCAGTTGCGCCGGCGCAGCTGAGAGCCAGCCACCCAGCAGCCAGCCCGCTGCTGGCCCCGGCAGCTTTGCCCCCCAGTTCAGCTTTGGAGCCCCCCCAGCCCAGTTGGCTGCTCAGCCGACGTTCGGCAGCAGTGCTCAGCCAGCCTTTGGCACAGCCAGTGCCCAAGGCTCCTttggcaccagcagcacccaggcagCATTCGGGACCACCACATCAGTCTTCTCTTTCGGGACAGCCACCTCCACCACCGCCAGCTTTGGTTCCACCACCCAGACCacgagcagcagcagcactggcgCTGCCATCTTTGGCACCACTCCTTCTCCTTTCACCTTTGGGGTGACCGCCCAGCCGGGCCCCTCCACCAGTGCCTTCGGGGTCGGCACTCCAGCCCTGAGCAGCGGCTCCCCTGCCGTGGCTTTCAGCTTCGGGGCTGGGCAGAGCGGGGCAGCCCTGGCAGCAACACCATTCGGCTCCTCCCTGGCGCAGAGTGCGCTGGGTGCACAGAGTCAGAGCACGCCCTTCGCCTTCACCATGCCCAGCACACCCAACAGCAAGCCTGTGTTTGGAGGTGAGTCGGGGCGCACAGGGCTTCTCCAGGGGTGAAGGGCAGGGCTAGGTtgaggcagcagctttcctgccagACCTGGCTGAGCTCCCCAGGCTTGGGCTGTGCAGAGCCTtgccatgggaagggaaggtTCTCCCATCACTTCCTGCCCCAGTTCCCAGCCCTGGGGGATGGAGGGGAACCTGAAATGCCGCTCCTTGCCCCCTCTGGATGCACTGGATTCATCGGTCCTGCAGGTGCTGAGCCCAGGCAGGTGCCCTGCAGGAGCCAAGCTCTTGCCAGTGCATAAAAGCTACCTGAAGCATCTTGGCAGGTACAAATGCTTCCAGACAGCAGTTGCAATCACTTTGTGCTCGCTCTCTGAGGTTTTCTCTCCCACTTTGCATGCTCCATGGGCCAACTCAGCTCCCACAGAGCTGAAACCCACGTGCTGAGTAACTCCTTGATCTGGAAAGACAGAGGCCTTTGTTCCTGCCTGGCCTGCAAATCCTTCTGTGCTGCCCTGCTGGCAGGAGAGCCTTGGGATTACCACAAGAGCGCAACTTCTTGCGTTAAAAGGGCTTCCTGGGTGAAGAGGTTGATCTTGGGGACTgtgatgctccagcccctgaaggcagagctgtgcctcCTGCGGGTGCTGCCAGCTCCCTAAAGCCAGGCTCTTCCTCCTTTGCCAACCCCAGCTGATGGTGGCATGTTGCTTTCCAGGAAGTCCTGCACCCACCTTTGGGCAAAGCACACCCGTCCCAGGAGCAGTGGGGAGTGGAAGCAGCAGCCTTTCCTTCAGGACTCCCAGCACTCCTGCCTCAGGCTTTGGAGGAGTCGGCACTTCCTTTGGTAGGGAGGGAGTTGGTGCTTCAGCCTTGAGGAGCTGATGGGTTGTATTGTCCCCTTGGGCTGGGGGATGGCGGAagggccaggctgtgctgtaGGAGCCGGCTCGGGTGGTAGCTGCTGGGCTCCGGGGATACAAAATCTTCCATTTCCCCCGGGATAGGAATTGTGCCAGCTCGGAGTGTGGGTGCAGAGACCTGAGCAACCTTTGTGCTTCCAGGTTCGTCCACCCCCGCCTTTTCCATCGGGGCAGGATCCAAGGCCGGTGCTCGCCAGCGGCTACAGGCACGGAGACAGCATACCCGCAAAAAGTAACGGCCAGTGCTGCTGGCCCCCCACCCGCGGGGGCTCCGGTCCAGAACAGCCCAGAGGTGGGACCGGAATGATGGGGCCAGGCCCCGTCTCTGCTGCAGGCAAGAAACCGTGCTGGGTGGCAGCACCTGAGGTGTTGAACCAAAAACTTGTTACTTGAAAGTTCCACAGCCAAGGCTGAATGAACCTGTGTACATATCTGCAGTGTTTCCTTCCTGGCTTTATTTTGCCATGTTTCATTAGGTGTAACCTTTTCCCCATGTGCTTCTCCTCGCTGAGCACCCCCAGCCAGCCCCCATCACGCGGCAcggcaggcagcagagccccacGGCTGCAGGGGGGCTGCGGTTCTGGGCTCCTGAGGGATGCCGTCTTCGCCAGGTCTCAAAATCTTTCCCCGCTGTTTGACCCTGTGGCCTGGTGAACGCGCTGCCTCCGCAGGGCTCTGCTTTGTTGCCCTCCCcgcagcagaggagctggggctAGCGCCGGCCTGGCTTGGGCCCCCCAGTGCTGTGGGTGACCAGCCCGGCCTCCGCAATGCGGCGACGGCCCCTGGTACCTCAGCCGGGGATGAGGGTGttttccccccccagctctCACTGCTCCCACCGCCCTGCTCGTGTAAAGCCccttcttgttttgctttatttgtgcTCCCATTCCCATGCACTCATTGAATCAAGTTTGGAGGAAGAATTGATCCGTGTGTGTGGCGGCATGTTGGTTATGCCGGCTTTGCTGTAGGgagttttattcttttaggGGCCACCCGTCCCTTTTTGGGGGACATGTCCTGGCTAACTGGGTgttgacagcagcagcagtgccgCGTTGGCTGCTCTTGCCGGGGCTTGTCCCCACACCGTGGTGACTGaaaggcagcagccagggccgggtgctccagccctggcagtctctcccctcccttctcttcccctctctgctgGTGCCCCCTCCCCATGTGGGGGTGCTCTGGAGCCACTAGCGGAGTCCAGAGCGGATGGGGgtcctccccctccccagatCCAAATTGTTGTTCGTTTGTGGCTCATCCCCACCCGTTTGGGGTTTACCAGCTCCCAGGAGCTGCGGTGCTGCCTCCCCTGGTGCCGTTCAGTGGGAGCGGGGCAGAGGCTGCCGGAGCCAGGGGTCCACCCGAGAGCTGCCCCCCTGCCCGCGGGGTCCCCACCACCCCCAAGAGGGCTTCGCTGCCGGGTCTTTTACTCTCTGAGCcgtgtgagtgtgtgtgtcgGGTGGTGtctaaattacagaaaaaaccacaaatatttaaatgttttttaatgaaataaaactttatttttatatttaagcTCAATTGCCTTTGAGTTCCTTCAAGCTTGGTTCAGTGAGGGCGCAGACCCCGGAGCACTGTTGGTAGTGTTCAGCTGTGCTGGCCCCTGCCCAGCGCTGCCCAAGGGACCTGGCTGTGCCGGGAAAAGGCAGCTTTGTCCCGCGGACTCCGCTGCGCGCCCCCTCCTGTTacagcatctccttccttccAAAATGGGATGTACATGGATGTGAAACAAAACCCCcggttttgtttggtttttttgttattctccAAGGATAAAGAGCATTCTGATGGTGAGGGGCTTTCTGGGCCACCAGGACCAAAGTGTCGGTTCTGACATTTCTGTTGAGGATTTTTACTGTTGTTCTATTATTCTAGAAATGTTCTACTATTGTACTACTATTGTTTTGGTTTACTCTTGTTTTACTGTGAAcgtgcaattttttttccccttgctttttACGTCccccatttaaaataaacagactgTGTTCACACCTGCCTTGCCCATGCTTGATTCCTGGGCCAGAGCACATagtgctgcttcccagcactcTCTGCTTGTGGGTACTTGCTCCCACTGTTGAACTATTGTTCAACACCACAGCTGTGTGGTTGAACAACAGTTGTTAGTACTATTAttactaattatttttatttcacttgttttcttccactttgcctctgctttgagcagtggCAATTTCCAGGCAAGGCTGCACAAACATGCTAGAAAAGACTgtagagagagagaaactgagCTCTGAGTCACCCCTACAGTCACAAGTTTCTCTGAAACCCCACATCAGGGTAAGGGTTTTTGGGAGGAAACGTAGTAAATGACACCCTTAATCCAGCTGAGTTTACTGATGATGGGAGGCTGTGCCACaatgcaggcaggcagcagggcagcaatccccaccagccccagctgggCACTGCGCAGTCCTAAACCAGTTGTTTCACTCCTTTAcccactgctttttcctcttcctcttcttgggagctgctcctggctCCGTTCCCTCACTGTGCCGGGAGGTGTTATCAGCGgccgcaggcagggagctgtggaCAAGAGCAAATGGCCTGAGCCCCGCTCACCACAGCACCatggctcctgccctgccctcctgcTACAGCCAGACCCCTccatcttccctcctcctcatgCCAGGAAGGCAGCAACACCCTCAGCCTACGTGTGCCACCAGCCCGAGCCTGTCCCCGAgccctccaggagctgctggaggccaCAGAGCCCCCAGGCCCGCTCTCAcctggaggcagcagccccGTCCCCGCGCCGCTCCAGGACAGCCACGAAGAAGCCGTGGGTGAGGGTGTCGGCAGCAGAGGCGCGGAGGCAGCTCTCTGCCCCGGGGAAGGCAGCGAGTCCTCGGCAAGGCCAGCAAGGGAAGGCGTCCACCAGCCTGCGGTGTGGGACGGGGGTCAGGGCCAGGCCCCGCAGCGCCTGCTCTGCGTCCCCCCCGCACCAGACACACCTGAAGGCCGAGCCCCGCTCCTGCAGCACGGCGCCCACCACGTCCTCGTTCTCCTCCCGGTGCAGCGAGCAGGTGGAGTAGACCAGGCGCTGCAGAGCCGGGAAACTCAGGGCATGGCTCAGCACCTTCCGCTGGAAGCCGGCCAGCGCCTGCAGCCGCTCGGCACTGGGGGCAGCCTCTGCCGTCGGCACCCGGTTCACCATCCCTGCGGGGCGAGCAGCCGGGGGCACGGCCGGAGCCCGCCCCCTCCCGCGCCTCgcccccggcgcggccccgcggccccggccccgcgcacCGGGAAGCGGCTGTGGTACACCAGCTCCTTCACGCCGCCGGCGCCAcgctccagcccctgcaggaCGGCGGCGGCCGCGCTGTACAGCGCCATGGCTCCCGCCGCCCGCCTGCGCACACGCCACTTCCGCCCGGCAGCGGGCaggcggcggggcgcggcgggacTGGCAGGTTCTGGAGACTGCGGCTCGGCCGGGGAGGAGGCGGGCGGGGACTGCGGGGTCTTCGTGCCGCGGAGAAACAGACTGAacacagcacaagagggacgtggagctgctggagcgaggccagaggaggccacggaggtgctgcgagggctggagcagctctgctctggagccaggctgagagagcagtGCCGAGATACCAACCGGGGTGCCGGGGTGGCTGGAGGGGAGGGCAGCCGTGAGCGGCACGGCCGGGCAGTGCCGGTCCTCCCCAGAGCTGGAGATCCTGAAGGAGGGCGCTGTGCTCCTGCGGGAGCTGCCCCTGC includes:
- the NSUN5 gene encoding probable 28S rRNA (cytosine-C(5))-methyltransferase, with the protein product MVNRVPTAEAAPSAERLQALAGFQRKVLSHALSFPALQRLVYSTCSLHREENEDVVGAVLQERGSAFRLVDAFPCWPCRGLAAFPGAESCLRASAADTLTHGFFVAVLERRGDGAAASSSLPAAADNTSRHSEGTEPGAAPKKRKRKKQWVKE